The DNA region AGAAAATCAACCTTGAATTAGGTGTGTTAGGTAATCTTGGCAGAAATATATCGGATGATGAAATGTTTGTCATCATTGAGAACACATTAAAATTGATTCACAGAACAGACGAAAAAAACATAGGTGAATCAAAAGCCAGCAATGAGCTCGAATTGAACTCCTTAAATTGTAGCATGAAACTACCGAATAAGTCAGAAGTGAGCCTTACACGTTTGGAGTATCGAATGGTGTCTTTGTTAGCGAGCAGAGTCAATCAGGCATTTACATATGAAGAAATTTCAGATTATGTTTGGGGAGGGAAGGAAGAAGTGGATAATTCTATAAAAACCTATCGTATAGCAAATGTTGCTTTCCATATAAGAAATAAGCTAAAGCAAGGCGGTGCTGACCCAAAGATTTTACGCACGGTTCGTTCAGTTGGATATCTACTTGATTCAAATAAAGATACGAATTTTTTAAAGGAGGTGGTCGCGTATAATAGCTAAAAATTTAAGATACAAGGAGGGAAAATGAATGAAATGAATAAAACAAGAAAAAAACGATTAATGTATATCAACATCCTTACAGTTTCAATTCTTTGTTTGGCTGTATTTGGACAGGTTTATTTTTCAGCGACTAAGCTATTTGCTAAAGAGCCCCTTTCTCTTACGTTGGTAGAAGAAAAGGTTAGTGAAAATCAAGCTTTCCATTTAGATATTTCTGATACACGAGATATGGAGGAACTCGGGCAAAAGACAGAGTTAGAGATACCTCAACCGACTGTTGAAGAAAAGTCAGATGCAATAGAACAAGTTCCGGCAGAAATCAAAAGAGAACTAAATCTATTCATTCCGCAAGGTATAACTTTTGATATTGAAGCTGAAGAGAATATGCTTCAAGAAGAAAAAGAAAGTGAACTGCCAGTTTTTAGTTGGAATGAAACAAAACGAGTATTGACTATTTCAATGGATGTAGAACAAGAAAATGTACGATTGATGCTTACCGCAGATGCTAGTGGTGAATATACATTTGAATTGAGTGACACTATAGATTCGGCGAAACGACAAGAGTTGAAAATTT from Enterococcus sp. 9D6_DIV0238 includes:
- a CDS encoding DNA-binding response regulator; its protein translation is MYNLAIFNTKDYFIPTSIKICDFHFSDEQQLLAQLDTMHGVLIYSSEENQNQVLELILSIKRQSLLPIWVKSKTDNEISKKINLELGVLGNLGRNISDDEMFVIIENTLKLIHRTDEKNIGESKASNELELNSLNCSMKLPNKSEVSLTRLEYRMVSLLASRVNQAFTYEEISDYVWGGKEEVDNSIKTYRIANVAFHIRNKLKQGGADPKILRTVRSVGYLLDSNKDTNFLKEVVAYNS